From one Lineus longissimus chromosome 3, tnLinLong1.2, whole genome shotgun sequence genomic stretch:
- the LOC135485611 gene encoding rRNA-processing protein FCF1 homolog: protein MKRMINLKDSRINKKDRLKKKRKRPDPQNLTVRELPQASSALFFKYNEQLGPPYHVLVDTNFINFSIKNKLDITKSMMDCLYAKCIPYITDCVMGELERLGSKYRIALRLAKDPRFQRLPCLHKGIYADDCLVQRVTQHKCYIVATCDKDLRRRIRKIPGVPLMYLSQHQYTIERMPDAFGAPKT, encoded by the exons ATGAAGCGCATGATTAACTTGAAAGACTCGAGAAT AAACAAGAAAGACCGGCTcaaaaagaaaaggaagagACCTGATCCCCAGAATCTTACAGTGAGAGAGTT ACCTCAGGCCTCGTCCGCCTTATTCTTCAAGTACAATGAACAGCTTGGACCACCTTATCATGTTCTCGTTGATACCAACTTCATCAACTTCTCCATCAAGAACAAACTCGACATAACGAAATCTATGATGGATTGTCTCTACGCCAAATGTATTCCATACATCACCGACTGTGTGATGGGCGAGCTTGAGAGGCTTGGAAGCAAGTACAGAATTGCTCTCCGACTGGCCAAGGACCCCAGATTCCAAAGGTTGCCCTGTCTTCACAAAGGGATATACGCTGACGACTGTCTCGTTCAGAGGGTAACCCAG cacAAATGTTACATCGTTGCGACATGTGATAAGGATCTGCGTCGACGAATCAGAAAGATCCCCGGAGTTCCTCTAATGTACCTCTCACAACATCA ATACACCATTGAAAGAATGCCAGATGCTTTTGGAGCTCCAAAGACATAA
- the LOC135485610 gene encoding leucine-rich repeat-containing protein 74B-like isoform X3: protein MDGEEDDGTMIHDEERPRTGSSMGPGSRQMTPAKLSRTPDLSEERQANGNDNNNKYTDADVLIFSEDEKPADDFFMTEIREQTDVTDDGYLDDEVMEGEEENVDREIEDVESDPDTDLEDAENFNPDRPPTVDLSGKSGYIKACADVGVVPCSPFARSITEEEIRIRHYCCGPDGARAMAHPLTFNTTMIKLDLEDNGIEADGAKHLARMLQENCYLTELSLANNSLRSEGAEHICYAMKNGSFVTKLNLSGNHFVDKDASLFVELIEVNSVLKELDLSHNEFGEQGGLELGPAIGCNDTLEILNISWNHFRNQGAVAVAEGIKENVRLKKVDISWNGFGKEGGVMLGKALLENRSIFWINMNSVRLDNDGAEAVARGLKVNDTLETLLMTDNNFTAAGANVIATALGTNDSSALRHLDMQSIVVTDEFLPILDKVKETIPDIDVLYTLVVFKPKPRTPSQSSELNGENLENENNVNDSRSQSRSQRLNSLTRPISSTNTSRGSSRVTSAKQTEPKGRPLSSSTQKSNSNSRPTSRTSKVTSAGRPGSRTVASAGSRSSSRPVSTKQDRR, encoded by the exons ATGGATGGGGAAGAAGATGACGgtacaatgatacat GACGAGGAAAGACCTCGGACTGGCTCCAGCATGGGTCCAGGAAGCCGACAGATGACGCCTGCCAAGCTGAGCCGCACCCCCGACCTATCAGAGGAGAGGCAAGCCAATGGgaatgacaacaacaacaaatacaCGGACGCAGACGTATTGATCTTTTCAGAAGATGAGAAGCCAGCCGATGATTTCTTCATGACTGAGATCAGGGAGCAGACCGATGTAACAGACGACGGATACCTGGATGATGAGGTGATGGAGGGAGAGGAGGAAAATGTCGATCGGGAAATAGAAGATGTCGAGTCAGATCCGGATACGGACCTTGAGGATGCTGAAA atttcaaTCCTGATCGACCTCCGACCGTTGACCTCTCCGGCAAGTCTGGGTACATCAAGGCGTGTGCGGACGTGGGCGTCGTGCCGTGTAGCCCGTTCGCGCGGAGTATCACAGAGGAGGAGATCCGGATACGACACTATTGCTGCGGACCTGATGGTGCAAGGGCTATGGCTCATCCTCTGACG TTCAACACAACCATGATCAAACTCGACCTCGAGGACAACGGTATAGAAGCAGACGGGGCGAAACATCTTGCCAGGATGCTGCAGGAAAATTGCTATCTCACAGAATTA AGTCTTGCCAACAATAGTCTTCGCAGTGAAGGTGCTGAACATATCTGCTATGCAATGAAGAATGGCTCATTTGTTACAAAGCTCAACTTATCAG GCAATCACTTTGTGGACAAAGACGCAAGTTTGTTTGTGGAACTCATTGAG GTAAACAGTGTACTAAAAGAGTTGGACTTAAGTCATAACGAATTTGGAGAACAGGGTGGCCTGGAGTTGGGACCAGCAATAG GATGTAACGACACACTGGAGATACTAAACATCAGCTGGAACCACTTCAGAAATCAAGGGGCTGTGGCAGTAGCAGAGGGGATAAAG GAAAATGTGCGCCTGAAGAAAGTTGACATCTCTTGGAATGGCTTTGGCAAAGAAGGTGGGGTGATGTTAGGCAAGGCTTTACTTGAGAACAGGAGCATCTTCTGGATCAACATGAACAGTGTGCGGCTGGACAATGATGGTGCAGAAGCTGTGGCCAGGGGCCTAAAGGTCAACGATACTTTGGAAACCTTATTG ATGACGGACAACAACTTCACAGCGGCAGGTGCCAATGTTATAGCCACGGCACTTGGCACGAATGACAGCTCAGCTTTGCGTCATCTAGACATGCAG TCAATCGTGGTGACCGATGAGTTCCTCCCCATTCTGGATAAAGTCAAGGAGACAATCCCCGACATCGATGTGCTTTACACTCTGGTTGTGTTCAAACCAAAACCGAGGACACCATCACAATCTAGTGAACTAAATGGTGAAAACTTGGAAAACGAAAACAATGTGAATGACAGTAGATCACAATCAAGAAGTCAGAGACTAAACTCTTTAACAAGGCCGATAAGTAGCACGAACACTAGCAGGGGTTCGAGTCGGGTTACGAGTGCTAAGCAGACTGAGCCAAAAGGAAGACCACTGAGTAGCTCAACGCAGAAAAGTAATTCAAACAGTCGTCCTACCAGTAGAACAAGTAAGGTGACGTCTGCCGGCAGGCCAGGGAGTAGGACAGTGGCTTCAGCTGGAAGTAGGAGTTCAAGTAGACCAGTTAGTACAAAACAGGATCGACGATGA
- the LOC135485610 gene encoding leucine-rich repeat-containing protein 74B-like isoform X2, which yields MDGEEDDGTMIHVYDEERPRTGSSMGPGSRQMTPAKLSRTPDLSEERQANGNDNNNKYTDADVLIFSEDEKPADDFFMTEIREQTDVTDDGYLDDEVMEGEEENVDREIEDVESDPDTDLEDAENFNPDRPPTVDLSGKSGYIKACADVGVVPCSPFARSITEEEIRIRHYCCGPDGARAMAHPLTFNTTMIKLDLEDNGIEADGAKHLARMLQENCYLTELSLANNSLRSEGAEHICYAMKNGSFVTKLNLSGNHFVDKDASLFVELIEVNSVLKELDLSHNEFGEQGGLELGPAIGCNDTLEILNISWNHFRNQGAVAVAEGIKENVRLKKVDISWNGFGKEGGVMLGKALLENRSIFWINMNSVRLDNDGAEAVARGLKVNDTLETLLMTDNNFTAAGANVIATALGTNDSSALRHLDMQSIVVTDEFLPILDKVKETIPDIDVLYTLVVFKPKPRTPSQSSELNGENLENENNVNDSRSQSRSQRLNSLTRPISSTNTSRGSSRVTSAKQTEPKGRPLSSSTQKSNSNSRPTSRTSKVTSAGRPGSRTVASAGSRSSSRPVSTKQDRR from the exons ATGGATGGGGAAGAAGATGACGgtacaatgatacatgtatat GACGAGGAAAGACCTCGGACTGGCTCCAGCATGGGTCCAGGAAGCCGACAGATGACGCCTGCCAAGCTGAGCCGCACCCCCGACCTATCAGAGGAGAGGCAAGCCAATGGgaatgacaacaacaacaaatacaCGGACGCAGACGTATTGATCTTTTCAGAAGATGAGAAGCCAGCCGATGATTTCTTCATGACTGAGATCAGGGAGCAGACCGATGTAACAGACGACGGATACCTGGATGATGAGGTGATGGAGGGAGAGGAGGAAAATGTCGATCGGGAAATAGAAGATGTCGAGTCAGATCCGGATACGGACCTTGAGGATGCTGAAA atttcaaTCCTGATCGACCTCCGACCGTTGACCTCTCCGGCAAGTCTGGGTACATCAAGGCGTGTGCGGACGTGGGCGTCGTGCCGTGTAGCCCGTTCGCGCGGAGTATCACAGAGGAGGAGATCCGGATACGACACTATTGCTGCGGACCTGATGGTGCAAGGGCTATGGCTCATCCTCTGACG TTCAACACAACCATGATCAAACTCGACCTCGAGGACAACGGTATAGAAGCAGACGGGGCGAAACATCTTGCCAGGATGCTGCAGGAAAATTGCTATCTCACAGAATTA AGTCTTGCCAACAATAGTCTTCGCAGTGAAGGTGCTGAACATATCTGCTATGCAATGAAGAATGGCTCATTTGTTACAAAGCTCAACTTATCAG GCAATCACTTTGTGGACAAAGACGCAAGTTTGTTTGTGGAACTCATTGAG GTAAACAGTGTACTAAAAGAGTTGGACTTAAGTCATAACGAATTTGGAGAACAGGGTGGCCTGGAGTTGGGACCAGCAATAG GATGTAACGACACACTGGAGATACTAAACATCAGCTGGAACCACTTCAGAAATCAAGGGGCTGTGGCAGTAGCAGAGGGGATAAAG GAAAATGTGCGCCTGAAGAAAGTTGACATCTCTTGGAATGGCTTTGGCAAAGAAGGTGGGGTGATGTTAGGCAAGGCTTTACTTGAGAACAGGAGCATCTTCTGGATCAACATGAACAGTGTGCGGCTGGACAATGATGGTGCAGAAGCTGTGGCCAGGGGCCTAAAGGTCAACGATACTTTGGAAACCTTATTG ATGACGGACAACAACTTCACAGCGGCAGGTGCCAATGTTATAGCCACGGCACTTGGCACGAATGACAGCTCAGCTTTGCGTCATCTAGACATGCAG TCAATCGTGGTGACCGATGAGTTCCTCCCCATTCTGGATAAAGTCAAGGAGACAATCCCCGACATCGATGTGCTTTACACTCTGGTTGTGTTCAAACCAAAACCGAGGACACCATCACAATCTAGTGAACTAAATGGTGAAAACTTGGAAAACGAAAACAATGTGAATGACAGTAGATCACAATCAAGAAGTCAGAGACTAAACTCTTTAACAAGGCCGATAAGTAGCACGAACACTAGCAGGGGTTCGAGTCGGGTTACGAGTGCTAAGCAGACTGAGCCAAAAGGAAGACCACTGAGTAGCTCAACGCAGAAAAGTAATTCAAACAGTCGTCCTACCAGTAGAACAAGTAAGGTGACGTCTGCCGGCAGGCCAGGGAGTAGGACAGTGGCTTCAGCTGGAAGTAGGAGTTCAAGTAGACCAGTTAGTACAAAACAGGATCGACGATGA
- the LOC135485610 gene encoding leucine-rich repeat-containing protein 74B-like isoform X1 — MRQQTIRKEPRKRNDIRKKKPKDEERPRTGSSMGPGSRQMTPAKLSRTPDLSEERQANGNDNNNKYTDADVLIFSEDEKPADDFFMTEIREQTDVTDDGYLDDEVMEGEEENVDREIEDVESDPDTDLEDAENFNPDRPPTVDLSGKSGYIKACADVGVVPCSPFARSITEEEIRIRHYCCGPDGARAMAHPLTFNTTMIKLDLEDNGIEADGAKHLARMLQENCYLTELSLANNSLRSEGAEHICYAMKNGSFVTKLNLSGNHFVDKDASLFVELIEVNSVLKELDLSHNEFGEQGGLELGPAIGCNDTLEILNISWNHFRNQGAVAVAEGIKENVRLKKVDISWNGFGKEGGVMLGKALLENRSIFWINMNSVRLDNDGAEAVARGLKVNDTLETLLMTDNNFTAAGANVIATALGTNDSSALRHLDMQSIVVTDEFLPILDKVKETIPDIDVLYTLVVFKPKPRTPSQSSELNGENLENENNVNDSRSQSRSQRLNSLTRPISSTNTSRGSSRVTSAKQTEPKGRPLSSSTQKSNSNSRPTSRTSKVTSAGRPGSRTVASAGSRSSSRPVSTKQDRR, encoded by the exons ATGAGGCAACAAACAATACGCAAGGAACCGAGAAAGCGCAATGATATCAGAAAAAAGAAACCGAAG GACGAGGAAAGACCTCGGACTGGCTCCAGCATGGGTCCAGGAAGCCGACAGATGACGCCTGCCAAGCTGAGCCGCACCCCCGACCTATCAGAGGAGAGGCAAGCCAATGGgaatgacaacaacaacaaatacaCGGACGCAGACGTATTGATCTTTTCAGAAGATGAGAAGCCAGCCGATGATTTCTTCATGACTGAGATCAGGGAGCAGACCGATGTAACAGACGACGGATACCTGGATGATGAGGTGATGGAGGGAGAGGAGGAAAATGTCGATCGGGAAATAGAAGATGTCGAGTCAGATCCGGATACGGACCTTGAGGATGCTGAAA atttcaaTCCTGATCGACCTCCGACCGTTGACCTCTCCGGCAAGTCTGGGTACATCAAGGCGTGTGCGGACGTGGGCGTCGTGCCGTGTAGCCCGTTCGCGCGGAGTATCACAGAGGAGGAGATCCGGATACGACACTATTGCTGCGGACCTGATGGTGCAAGGGCTATGGCTCATCCTCTGACG TTCAACACAACCATGATCAAACTCGACCTCGAGGACAACGGTATAGAAGCAGACGGGGCGAAACATCTTGCCAGGATGCTGCAGGAAAATTGCTATCTCACAGAATTA AGTCTTGCCAACAATAGTCTTCGCAGTGAAGGTGCTGAACATATCTGCTATGCAATGAAGAATGGCTCATTTGTTACAAAGCTCAACTTATCAG GCAATCACTTTGTGGACAAAGACGCAAGTTTGTTTGTGGAACTCATTGAG GTAAACAGTGTACTAAAAGAGTTGGACTTAAGTCATAACGAATTTGGAGAACAGGGTGGCCTGGAGTTGGGACCAGCAATAG GATGTAACGACACACTGGAGATACTAAACATCAGCTGGAACCACTTCAGAAATCAAGGGGCTGTGGCAGTAGCAGAGGGGATAAAG GAAAATGTGCGCCTGAAGAAAGTTGACATCTCTTGGAATGGCTTTGGCAAAGAAGGTGGGGTGATGTTAGGCAAGGCTTTACTTGAGAACAGGAGCATCTTCTGGATCAACATGAACAGTGTGCGGCTGGACAATGATGGTGCAGAAGCTGTGGCCAGGGGCCTAAAGGTCAACGATACTTTGGAAACCTTATTG ATGACGGACAACAACTTCACAGCGGCAGGTGCCAATGTTATAGCCACGGCACTTGGCACGAATGACAGCTCAGCTTTGCGTCATCTAGACATGCAG TCAATCGTGGTGACCGATGAGTTCCTCCCCATTCTGGATAAAGTCAAGGAGACAATCCCCGACATCGATGTGCTTTACACTCTGGTTGTGTTCAAACCAAAACCGAGGACACCATCACAATCTAGTGAACTAAATGGTGAAAACTTGGAAAACGAAAACAATGTGAATGACAGTAGATCACAATCAAGAAGTCAGAGACTAAACTCTTTAACAAGGCCGATAAGTAGCACGAACACTAGCAGGGGTTCGAGTCGGGTTACGAGTGCTAAGCAGACTGAGCCAAAAGGAAGACCACTGAGTAGCTCAACGCAGAAAAGTAATTCAAACAGTCGTCCTACCAGTAGAACAAGTAAGGTGACGTCTGCCGGCAGGCCAGGGAGTAGGACAGTGGCTTCAGCTGGAAGTAGGAGTTCAAGTAGACCAGTTAGTACAAAACAGGATCGACGATGA
- the LOC135485610 gene encoding leucine-rich repeat-containing protein 74B-like isoform X4, with amino-acid sequence MGPGSRQMTPAKLSRTPDLSEERQANGNDNNNKYTDADVLIFSEDEKPADDFFMTEIREQTDVTDDGYLDDEVMEGEEENVDREIEDVESDPDTDLEDAENFNPDRPPTVDLSGKSGYIKACADVGVVPCSPFARSITEEEIRIRHYCCGPDGARAMAHPLTFNTTMIKLDLEDNGIEADGAKHLARMLQENCYLTELSLANNSLRSEGAEHICYAMKNGSFVTKLNLSGNHFVDKDASLFVELIEVNSVLKELDLSHNEFGEQGGLELGPAIGCNDTLEILNISWNHFRNQGAVAVAEGIKENVRLKKVDISWNGFGKEGGVMLGKALLENRSIFWINMNSVRLDNDGAEAVARGLKVNDTLETLLMTDNNFTAAGANVIATALGTNDSSALRHLDMQSIVVTDEFLPILDKVKETIPDIDVLYTLVVFKPKPRTPSQSSELNGENLENENNVNDSRSQSRSQRLNSLTRPISSTNTSRGSSRVTSAKQTEPKGRPLSSSTQKSNSNSRPTSRTSKVTSAGRPGSRTVASAGSRSSSRPVSTKQDRR; translated from the exons ATGGGTCCAGGAAGCCGACAGATGACGCCTGCCAAGCTGAGCCGCACCCCCGACCTATCAGAGGAGAGGCAAGCCAATGGgaatgacaacaacaacaaatacaCGGACGCAGACGTATTGATCTTTTCAGAAGATGAGAAGCCAGCCGATGATTTCTTCATGACTGAGATCAGGGAGCAGACCGATGTAACAGACGACGGATACCTGGATGATGAGGTGATGGAGGGAGAGGAGGAAAATGTCGATCGGGAAATAGAAGATGTCGAGTCAGATCCGGATACGGACCTTGAGGATGCTGAAA atttcaaTCCTGATCGACCTCCGACCGTTGACCTCTCCGGCAAGTCTGGGTACATCAAGGCGTGTGCGGACGTGGGCGTCGTGCCGTGTAGCCCGTTCGCGCGGAGTATCACAGAGGAGGAGATCCGGATACGACACTATTGCTGCGGACCTGATGGTGCAAGGGCTATGGCTCATCCTCTGACG TTCAACACAACCATGATCAAACTCGACCTCGAGGACAACGGTATAGAAGCAGACGGGGCGAAACATCTTGCCAGGATGCTGCAGGAAAATTGCTATCTCACAGAATTA AGTCTTGCCAACAATAGTCTTCGCAGTGAAGGTGCTGAACATATCTGCTATGCAATGAAGAATGGCTCATTTGTTACAAAGCTCAACTTATCAG GCAATCACTTTGTGGACAAAGACGCAAGTTTGTTTGTGGAACTCATTGAG GTAAACAGTGTACTAAAAGAGTTGGACTTAAGTCATAACGAATTTGGAGAACAGGGTGGCCTGGAGTTGGGACCAGCAATAG GATGTAACGACACACTGGAGATACTAAACATCAGCTGGAACCACTTCAGAAATCAAGGGGCTGTGGCAGTAGCAGAGGGGATAAAG GAAAATGTGCGCCTGAAGAAAGTTGACATCTCTTGGAATGGCTTTGGCAAAGAAGGTGGGGTGATGTTAGGCAAGGCTTTACTTGAGAACAGGAGCATCTTCTGGATCAACATGAACAGTGTGCGGCTGGACAATGATGGTGCAGAAGCTGTGGCCAGGGGCCTAAAGGTCAACGATACTTTGGAAACCTTATTG ATGACGGACAACAACTTCACAGCGGCAGGTGCCAATGTTATAGCCACGGCACTTGGCACGAATGACAGCTCAGCTTTGCGTCATCTAGACATGCAG TCAATCGTGGTGACCGATGAGTTCCTCCCCATTCTGGATAAAGTCAAGGAGACAATCCCCGACATCGATGTGCTTTACACTCTGGTTGTGTTCAAACCAAAACCGAGGACACCATCACAATCTAGTGAACTAAATGGTGAAAACTTGGAAAACGAAAACAATGTGAATGACAGTAGATCACAATCAAGAAGTCAGAGACTAAACTCTTTAACAAGGCCGATAAGTAGCACGAACACTAGCAGGGGTTCGAGTCGGGTTACGAGTGCTAAGCAGACTGAGCCAAAAGGAAGACCACTGAGTAGCTCAACGCAGAAAAGTAATTCAAACAGTCGTCCTACCAGTAGAACAAGTAAGGTGACGTCTGCCGGCAGGCCAGGGAGTAGGACAGTGGCTTCAGCTGGAAGTAGGAGTTCAAGTAGACCAGTTAGTACAAAACAGGATCGACGATGA
- the LOC135484724 gene encoding F-box/WD repeat-containing protein 7-like: MGNTLASDGEFEGSKECLADALPKELIEKILSYLSHRELLMVARCSKIYRDITNQDIFWLSFCMRRRWLKYGLSYDLLNEQSPPYTPPVSASGKSPIYSFQEPEHSTLPPLCKWRKVFMRANHLQNNWKTGRYSIPPPLKGHTENVTCIDSNGQVIVSGSADKTLRIWDIHTCRCIHKIGSHSDAVTAVKIKGNVIVTGCADCSIRVFDSTTGKLTLTFQGHAGSVDHLAVDGDTIVSASADRRIRVWSLKLGKLTHSFRGHDDDIECLALHGTHALTGSWDSTLMLFNVVHGEQVWTLRGHTEVVNCCQFDDKKIISGSGDGTLKIWHTVLGVELNTLVGHTGEVYCLVYNHDIIASGSSDSSVILWTHTGKQLAVLNEHIGVVRCLYIDDYKLVSGGDRKKIVVWDWKERKVFNAIHRHPTLLHTMCVLETKIITASPAKPGTVTVMSYW; the protein is encoded by the exons ATGGGTAACACGTTAGCAAGTGATGGCGAATTTGAGGGATCCAAAGAGTGTCTAGCAGACGCTCTCCCGAAGGAATTGATTGAAAAGATTTTGTCCTACCTCTCCCATAGAGAGCTGTTGATGGTAGCACGATGCAGCAAGATATACCGAGATATCACCAATCAAGACATATTCTG GCTGAGTTTCTGTATGCGGCGCCGTTGGCTCAAATATGGCCTGTCATATGACCTCCTGAATGAACAGAGTCCTCCGTACACACCTCCAGTCAGTGCCTCTGGGAAGTCGCCCATATACAGCTTTCAGG AACCTGAACATTCTACTCTACCGCCGCTCTGTAAATGGAGGAAAGTCTTCATGAGAGCGAATCATCTACAGAATAACTGGAAGACCGGCCGATACAGCATACCTCCACCTCTCAAAGGCCACACTGAAAATGTAACTTGTATTGACTCCAATG GCCAGGTCATCGTTAGTGGCAGCGCTGACAAAACTCTAAGAATATGGGACATCCATACCTGCAGATGTATCCATAAGATAGGGAGTCATTCAGACGCTGTTACAGCAGTAAAAATAAAG GGAAATGTGATAGTAACAGGATGTGCAGACTGTAGTATCCGGGTCTTTGACTCGACCACAGGCaagttgaccttgacctttcaagGCCATGCTGGAAGCGTCGATCACCTTGCCGTCGATGGAGACACAATAGTCAGTGCGAGTGCCGATAG GAGAATTCGCGTATGGAGTTTAAAACTGGGTAAACTGACTCACAGTTTTAGAggtcatgacgatgacattgag TGTTTAGCTCTGCATGGTACTCATGCCCTGACTGGCTCTTGGGACAGTACCCTGATGTTGTTTAATGTCGTACACGGCGAGCAGGTCTGGACGCTTAGGGGACACACTGAAG TTGTCAACTGTTGTCAGTTCGATGACAAAAAAATAATAAGTGGGAGCGGAGATGGGACACTGAAGATATGGCACACGGTGCTCGGAGTGGAGTTAAACACTCTCGTTGGTCATACCGGTGAAGTG TATTGCCTTGTCTACAATCATGACATCATCGCATCCGGGTCTTCTGATAGTTCTGTGATATTATGGACTCATACAG GAAAACAATTAGCTGTCCTAAATGAACACATCGGTGTCGTGCGGTGCTTGTACATAGATGATTATAAACTTGTCAGTGGAGGAGACCGAAAGAAAATTGTAGTCTGGGATTGGAAG GAAAGGAAGGTCTTCAATGCCATCCATCGACATCCTACACTCCTTCATACAATGTGTGTCCTGGAGACAAAGATTATCACTGCCTCCCCGGCCAAACCTGGCACCGTCACTGTAATGAGCTACTGGTGA